The following are encoded together in the Azospirillum lipoferum 4B genome:
- the recJ gene encoding single-stranded-DNA-specific exonuclease RecJ, with amino-acid sequence MTDPAAFLNVATSLSGKRWQARPCDERQAQALTQGRGLPEIVGRVLAARGVTDDTCDTFLNPTLKALLPDPSRFRDMDPAAERIARAIRDGEPVAVFGDYDVDGATSAALLRRFFRALGADIRVYVPDRIKEGYGPNAAALLRLKGEGVRLVVTVDCGISAFAALEAAADAGLEVVVLDHHAAEPRLPPAVALVNPNRLDEDGAYRTLCAAGVTFITIVAVNRVLRQSGFYRDRPEPNLMEWLDLVALGTVCDVVPLTGLNRALVAQGLKVMARRANPGLAALSDVAGVKEKPDAYHAGYVLGPRVNAGGRVGASDLGARLLSTDDPIEAMELAQRLEGHNAERRTIEQAVLDEALERVAAEAGRETDLVFVTGVGWHPGVIGIVAARLKERYSRPACVVALEETADGTVIGKASGRSVRGVDLGSAVIAARQEGLLLAGGGHRMAAGFTVAGDKIDALRDFLHSRISEQVSAAPLVPTLELDGALSVGGASVGLVTMLDKLGPYGTGNSEPRFAIADARVVRADVVGANHVRCILQGNDGARLKAIAFRALDSDMGQALLTGRGTPFHLAGVLRIDRWNGSEGVQLLIDDAAPARSA; translated from the coding sequence ATGACCGACCCCGCCGCCTTCCTCAACGTCGCCACCTCCCTGTCCGGCAAGCGCTGGCAGGCGCGGCCCTGCGACGAGCGGCAGGCGCAGGCGCTGACCCAGGGGCGCGGGCTGCCGGAGATTGTCGGCCGGGTGCTGGCCGCCCGCGGCGTCACCGACGACACCTGCGACACCTTCCTCAACCCGACGCTGAAGGCGCTGCTGCCCGACCCCTCGCGCTTCCGCGACATGGACCCGGCGGCCGAGCGCATCGCCCGTGCCATCCGCGACGGCGAGCCGGTGGCGGTCTTCGGCGACTACGACGTCGACGGCGCCACCTCCGCCGCGCTGCTGCGCCGCTTCTTCCGCGCGCTCGGGGCCGACATCCGCGTCTATGTCCCCGACCGCATCAAGGAAGGCTACGGCCCGAACGCCGCCGCGCTGCTCCGCCTGAAAGGGGAGGGGGTGCGGCTGGTGGTCACCGTCGATTGCGGCATCTCCGCCTTCGCCGCGCTGGAGGCCGCCGCCGATGCCGGGCTGGAGGTGGTGGTGCTCGACCATCACGCCGCCGAACCGCGCCTGCCGCCCGCCGTCGCCCTGGTCAACCCCAACCGGCTGGACGAGGACGGCGCCTACCGCACGCTCTGCGCCGCCGGCGTCACCTTCATCACCATCGTCGCCGTCAACCGCGTGCTGCGTCAGTCCGGCTTCTACCGCGACCGGCCCGAACCGAACCTGATGGAGTGGCTGGATCTCGTCGCCCTCGGCACGGTGTGCGACGTGGTGCCGCTGACCGGCCTGAACCGCGCGCTGGTGGCGCAGGGGCTGAAGGTGATGGCGCGCCGCGCCAACCCCGGCCTCGCCGCCCTGTCCGATGTGGCGGGGGTCAAGGAGAAGCCCGACGCCTACCATGCCGGCTATGTCCTCGGCCCCCGCGTGAATGCCGGCGGCCGGGTGGGGGCGTCCGACCTCGGCGCCCGCCTGCTCTCCACCGACGACCCCATCGAGGCGATGGAACTCGCCCAGCGTCTGGAAGGCCACAACGCCGAACGCCGCACCATCGAGCAGGCGGTTCTCGACGAGGCGCTGGAGCGCGTCGCCGCCGAAGCCGGGCGCGAGACCGATCTGGTCTTCGTCACCGGTGTCGGCTGGCACCCCGGCGTCATCGGCATCGTCGCCGCCCGCCTGAAGGAGCGTTACAGCCGCCCCGCCTGCGTCGTCGCCCTGGAGGAAACCGCCGACGGCACCGTCATCGGCAAGGCGTCCGGCCGCTCCGTCCGCGGCGTCGATCTGGGATCCGCGGTGATCGCCGCCCGGCAGGAGGGGCTGCTGCTGGCCGGCGGCGGCCACCGCATGGCGGCCGGCTTCACCGTGGCCGGCGACAAGATCGACGCGCTGCGCGACTTCCTGCACAGCCGCATCTCCGAACAGGTTTCCGCCGCCCCGCTGGTACCGACGCTGGAACTGGACGGCGCCCTGTCGGTCGGCGGTGCCAGCGTCGGGCTGGTGACCATGCTCGACAAGCTCGGCCCCTACGGCACCGGCAATTCCGAACCGCGCTTCGCCATTGCCGACGCCCGCGTCGTGCGCGCCGACGTGGTGGGCGCCAACCATGTCCGCTGCATCCTGCAGGGCAACGACGGCGCCCGGCTGAAGGCCATCGCGTTCCGCGCGCTGGACAGCGACATGGGCCAGGCCCTGCTGACCGGCCGCGGCACCCCCTTCCATCTTGCCGGCGTGCTGCGGATCGACCGCTGGAACGGCTCGGAGGGCGTGCAGTTGCTGATCGACGACGCGGCGCCGGCGCGGTCGGCGTAG
- a CDS encoding addiction module antidote protein produces MGRTETRPWDIVDSLDSDERIAAYLDAVLEDGDPQLIVAALGDIARAKGMTEVARNAGLGRQSLYKALSPDGNPEFATVLKVIKSLGLRLTVSP; encoded by the coding sequence ATGGGCCGAACCGAGACCCGTCCCTGGGACATCGTCGACAGCCTGGACAGTGACGAGCGCATCGCCGCCTATCTGGATGCGGTGCTGGAGGATGGCGATCCGCAACTGATCGTCGCGGCGCTCGGCGACATCGCCCGCGCAAAGGGGATGACGGAGGTCGCTCGCAACGCCGGGCTCGGCCGCCAAAGCCTCTACAAGGCGCTGTCACCGGACGGCAACCCGGAATTCGCCACTGTCCTGAAGGTGATCAAGTCTCTCGGACTTCGCCTGACCGTCAGTCCATAG
- the thrC gene encoding threonine synthase, producing the protein MRYVSTRGAAPVLGFEDVLLAGLARDGGLYVPETWPQFTADDIRAMRGLPYSEIAVRVMLPFLGGSIAEDEFRAIVRDAYASFDHAAVTPLVQVDPTTWVLELFHGPTLAFKDVALQLLGRLFDHVLAKRGQRVTIVGATSGDTGSAAIEACRDRQNVDIFILHPKGRTSEVQRRQMTSVLSSNVHNIALDGTFDDCQDLVKAMFNDGAFRDRMGLSAVNSINWARIMAQIVYYFTAAVALGAPDRKIASTVPTGNFGNVYAAYGARAMGLPVETLVVGSNSNDILARFFASGSMVAAPVVPTLSPSMDIQISSNFERLLFDLLDRDGNAVTEALNRFRAEGKFAVTDAQLARALAIFSGHRVDEAATMATIADVWKGSLYLLDPHTAVGIGAAKAAVAAGRVDPSVPMVVLATAHPAKFPDAVEKATGRRPELPPRLSDLYVREERLSELPNDLAAVQDFVIARARAAQEAA; encoded by the coding sequence GTGCGGTACGTCAGCACGCGGGGCGCGGCCCCGGTCTTGGGTTTCGAAGACGTCCTTCTTGCCGGGCTGGCGCGCGACGGCGGCCTCTATGTGCCGGAAACCTGGCCGCAGTTCACGGCCGACGACATCCGCGCCATGCGCGGTCTGCCCTACAGCGAGATCGCCGTCCGCGTGATGCTGCCCTTCCTGGGGGGATCAATCGCCGAGGACGAGTTCCGCGCCATCGTCCGCGATGCCTATGCCAGCTTCGACCACGCCGCGGTGACCCCGCTGGTGCAGGTCGATCCGACTACCTGGGTGCTGGAGCTGTTCCACGGTCCGACGCTGGCCTTCAAGGATGTGGCGCTGCAACTGCTCGGCCGCCTGTTCGATCATGTGCTGGCCAAGCGCGGGCAGCGGGTGACCATCGTCGGCGCCACCTCCGGCGACACCGGATCGGCCGCCATCGAGGCCTGCCGCGACCGCCAGAACGTCGACATCTTCATCCTGCATCCCAAGGGCCGCACGTCCGAGGTGCAGCGCCGGCAGATGACCAGCGTGCTGTCGTCCAACGTCCACAACATCGCGCTGGACGGCACCTTCGACGATTGCCAGGACCTCGTGAAGGCGATGTTCAACGACGGCGCCTTCCGCGACCGGATGGGGCTGTCGGCGGTGAACTCGATCAACTGGGCCCGTATCATGGCCCAGATCGTCTATTACTTCACCGCCGCGGTGGCGTTGGGCGCGCCCGACCGGAAGATCGCCTCCACCGTGCCGACCGGCAATTTCGGCAACGTCTATGCCGCCTATGGCGCCCGCGCCATGGGGCTGCCGGTGGAGACGCTGGTGGTCGGCTCCAACAGCAACGACATCCTGGCGCGCTTTTTCGCCAGCGGGAGCATGGTCGCGGCGCCCGTCGTGCCTACCTTGTCTCCCAGCATGGACATCCAGATCTCTTCCAACTTCGAACGGCTGCTGTTCGACCTGCTCGACCGCGACGGCAATGCGGTGACGGAGGCGCTGAACCGCTTCCGCGCCGAGGGCAAGTTCGCGGTGACCGACGCGCAGCTCGCCCGCGCGCTGGCCATCTTCTCCGGCCACCGGGTGGACGAGGCCGCCACGATGGCGACCATCGCCGATGTCTGGAAGGGCAGCCTCTATCTGCTCGACCCGCACACCGCGGTCGGCATCGGGGCGGCCAAGGCCGCGGTCGCGGCCGGCCGGGTCGATCCGTCCGTTCCCATGGTGGTTCTCGCCACCGCCCATCCCGCCAAGTTCCCCGACGCGGTGGAAAAGGCGACCGGCCGCCGGCCGGAGCTGCCGCCGCGCCTGTCCGATCTTTATGTGCGCGAGGAGCGCCTGTCCGAACTGCCGAACGATCTGGCGGCGGTTCAGGACTTCGTCATCGCGCGCGCCCGCGCCGCCCAGGAGGCCGCATGA
- the dusA gene encoding tRNA dihydrouridine(20/20a) synthase DusA, translated as MTTPAIPLSVAPMMDWTDRHCRYFHRLLSRSTLLYTEMVTTGAVLHGDRERLLGFDAAEHPVALQLGGSDPADLAACARIAEEWGYDEVNLNVGCPSDRVQSGRFGACLMAEPDLVARLVGAMREAVSIPVTVKSRIAIDEMEEWPTLDQFIRTVSAAGCSHFIVHARKAWLKGLSPKENRDIPPLRYDLVHRLKAEYPQLTIAINGGIRTLDEAEEHLGKVDSVMIGRAAYETPYLLADADRRLMGGEPGPDRHAVIEAMLPYIEARMALGTPLSSITRHMLGLFQGLPGARAYRRHIAENAHRPGAGPEVLDRAAALVRCRGAEDAGLDSEAA; from the coding sequence ATGACCACCCCCGCCATCCCCCTCAGCGTCGCCCCGATGATGGACTGGACCGACCGGCATTGCCGGTACTTCCACCGTCTGCTGTCGCGCTCGACCCTGCTCTATACCGAGATGGTAACGACCGGCGCGGTGCTGCATGGCGACCGCGAGCGGCTGCTGGGATTCGATGCGGCGGAACATCCGGTCGCGCTCCAGCTCGGCGGCTCCGACCCGGCGGACCTCGCCGCCTGCGCCCGCATTGCGGAAGAGTGGGGCTATGACGAGGTGAACCTGAACGTCGGCTGCCCCAGCGACCGCGTGCAGTCCGGCCGCTTCGGCGCCTGCCTGATGGCGGAACCCGATCTGGTCGCCCGGCTGGTCGGCGCCATGCGCGAGGCCGTTTCGATCCCCGTCACCGTCAAGTCGCGCATCGCCATCGACGAGATGGAGGAATGGCCGACGCTGGACCAGTTCATCCGCACCGTCTCCGCCGCCGGCTGCAGCCACTTCATCGTGCATGCCCGCAAGGCCTGGCTGAAGGGGCTCAGCCCCAAGGAGAACCGCGACATCCCGCCGCTGCGCTACGACCTCGTCCACCGGCTGAAGGCGGAATACCCGCAACTGACCATCGCCATCAACGGCGGCATCCGCACGCTGGACGAGGCCGAGGAGCATCTGGGCAAGGTCGACAGCGTGATGATCGGCCGAGCCGCCTATGAGACGCCATATCTGCTGGCCGACGCCGACCGCCGCCTGATGGGCGGGGAGCCCGGCCCCGACCGCCATGCGGTGATCGAGGCCATGCTGCCCTACATCGAGGCGCGCATGGCGCTGGGCACGCCCCTGTCCTCCATCACCCGTCACATGCTGGGCCTGTTCCAGGGCCTACCCGGCGCCCGCGCCTACCGCCGCCACATCGCCGAGAACGCTCACCGCCCCGGCGCCGGCCCCGAAGTGCTGGATCGCGCTGCGGCTTTGGTGCGGTGCCGTGGGGCGGAAGATGCCGGCCTGGACAGCGAGGCCGCCTGA
- a CDS encoding type II toxin-antitoxin system RelE/ParE family toxin translates to MIEIRQTDRFAAWIESLRDDRARMRIEVRIRRLQLGNPGDTKPVGEGVSELRIDYGPGYRVYFIQRGDTLIVLLAGGDKRSQDRDIAAAIALARDL, encoded by the coding sequence ATGATCGAGATCCGCCAGACCGACCGCTTCGCCGCTTGGATAGAGAGCTTGCGGGATGATCGGGCTCGCATGCGGATCGAAGTGCGCATCCGCCGGCTTCAGCTCGGCAATCCCGGCGACACGAAGCCGGTGGGCGAGGGGGTCAGCGAACTGCGCATCGATTACGGCCCCGGTTACCGCGTCTATTTCATCCAGCGCGGCGACACGCTGATCGTGCTGCTGGCCGGCGGAGACAAGCGGTCCCAGGACCGCGACATCGCCGCCGCCATCGCGCTGGCGCGGGACCTCTAG
- a CDS encoding methyl-accepting chemotaxis protein, with protein sequence MDAISRYRGADRVATLSVTSRDLLKTLLATRLERGLVTPALGADKTIGGSVEQDLANQRRTSSDGYRAIIAALAGADLPGAPAAAERLRASFDKLEQARKTTDEALRKPLSARDKGLADSWLKSQNEFLDALAATTDLLDATIINASAEVGALLTIKRAAWATRLNMGIMAFRIQNAIGTGQAWTREDDLIVADYLGRGIQTWAQVIEAAARPGTHPSILAAMQKAKANFEGSFADQRKAILTALSSGKPSPVSLDKLRPEETATQGYIVDVALSAVDRIVGQSASDLDDARSDAISALLLLLLTAGLTAGGLAIANRRVALPIHRLTDTMRRLADRDMSVDIPGLDRQDEIGGMAAAVTVFKDNMIAADRMAAEQAAEQAAKERRATQLEALIQSFDRQAMHIVEQVAAAAKTMQNTAGAMSRNADSASQMATTVAAAAEQASVNVQTVASATEELSASIREIGRQVSTSTRISGEAVTQADQTNASMQALVETAHQIGAVVDLINSIAGQTNLLALNATIEAARAGEAGKGFAVVASEVKALATQTARATDEIQAKVKEIQSATAGAQTAIQGIGLTIGQISEITTTIAAAIEEQGAATRDIASNVMEAARGTGEVSSNIAGVTRSVSETGSAASNVHGASSDLAHEAEKLRGEVMSFIASVRSV encoded by the coding sequence GTGGATGCTATCTCCCGCTACCGCGGCGCCGACCGCGTTGCGACGCTGAGCGTAACGAGCCGGGATCTGCTGAAGACACTGCTTGCCACCCGGCTTGAGCGCGGCCTCGTTACACCCGCCCTTGGAGCGGACAAGACCATCGGCGGCAGCGTTGAGCAGGACCTCGCCAACCAACGCCGCACCTCGTCGGACGGCTACCGTGCCATCATCGCGGCGCTCGCCGGCGCCGATCTACCGGGCGCACCGGCTGCGGCAGAGCGGCTGCGCGCAAGTTTCGACAAGCTGGAACAGGCGCGCAAGACAACCGACGAGGCCCTGCGAAAGCCGCTGTCAGCGCGCGATAAGGGACTGGCGGATAGTTGGCTGAAGAGCCAGAACGAATTCCTCGACGCACTGGCCGCCACCACGGACCTGCTCGACGCCACCATCATCAACGCGTCGGCCGAAGTAGGCGCCCTGCTGACGATCAAGCGCGCTGCCTGGGCCACGCGCCTTAACATGGGCATCATGGCGTTCCGCATTCAGAATGCCATAGGCACCGGACAGGCCTGGACGCGGGAGGATGACCTGATCGTCGCAGACTATCTCGGCCGCGGCATCCAGACCTGGGCGCAGGTGATCGAAGCTGCGGCTCGCCCGGGTACGCATCCGAGCATCCTGGCTGCGATGCAGAAGGCGAAGGCCAATTTCGAGGGCAGCTTCGCCGACCAACGCAAGGCGATCCTGACCGCCCTTTCGTCCGGCAAGCCGTCGCCGGTTTCGTTGGACAAGCTGCGGCCGGAGGAGACGGCGACCCAGGGCTATATCGTCGATGTGGCTCTGTCTGCAGTAGACCGAATCGTCGGCCAGTCGGCCAGCGATCTGGACGACGCCCGCTCCGACGCGATTTCGGCCCTGCTGCTGCTGCTGCTGACCGCCGGCCTGACCGCGGGCGGACTTGCCATCGCCAACCGCCGCGTCGCCCTGCCGATCCACCGCCTGACCGATACAATGCGCCGGCTGGCCGACCGCGACATGAGCGTCGATATTCCCGGTCTGGACCGCCAGGACGAGATCGGCGGCATGGCTGCAGCCGTCACCGTGTTCAAGGACAACATGATCGCCGCAGACCGCATGGCCGCCGAACAAGCAGCAGAGCAGGCGGCGAAGGAGCGGCGCGCCACCCAACTGGAGGCGTTGATCCAGTCCTTCGACCGGCAGGCGATGCACATCGTCGAACAGGTCGCGGCCGCGGCAAAGACCATGCAGAACACCGCCGGCGCGATGTCCAGAAACGCCGACTCTGCCAGCCAGATGGCAACCACGGTTGCGGCAGCGGCGGAGCAGGCTTCGGTCAATGTCCAGACGGTGGCGTCGGCGACGGAGGAGTTGTCGGCCTCCATCCGCGAGATCGGCCGTCAGGTCTCCACCTCCACCCGCATTTCGGGCGAAGCAGTGACACAGGCCGACCAGACCAACGCCAGCATGCAGGCGCTGGTGGAAACCGCCCATCAGATCGGCGCGGTTGTCGACCTGATCAACTCCATCGCCGGGCAGACCAACCTGCTGGCGCTGAACGCCACCATCGAGGCAGCCCGCGCTGGCGAGGCAGGCAAAGGTTTCGCCGTTGTTGCTTCCGAGGTGAAGGCGCTGGCCACCCAAACCGCGCGGGCGACCGATGAGATCCAGGCGAAGGTCAAGGAGATCCAATCGGCCACCGCAGGGGCGCAAACGGCGATCCAGGGCATCGGCCTGACCATCGGCCAGATCAGCGAGATCACCACCACCATCGCCGCCGCCATCGAGGAACAGGGTGCCGCCACCCGCGACATCGCCAGCAACGTGATGGAAGCCGCCCGCGGCACGGGCGAGGTGTCGTCGAACATCGCCGGCGTCACCCGGTCGGTATCGGAAACCGGATCGGCCGCGTCGAATGTCCATGGGGCATCCAGCGACCTCGCCCATGAAGCTGAAAAACTGCGCGGCGAGGTGATGAGCTTCATCGCGTCGGTCCGGTCGGTCTGA